ACAAGTTTTTTGGTATCCTAAAAAAAtgttcttctatttctcttttcctttttcacaaaatttattttctttcatgttCTTTCTTGCATTCTTTTTACTCTcaatattttactttaattaacgACTTCCCCGCTTCTAAATTTTAATTCTACATTCTCCTTTTAGTCTATATTCATTAACGATATAAATAGAGAAGTTCTGTTATGGATTTGCTACAAATCTACAACTATTTTaactaatttttattttatattcgaGGAAAAAAGTAAGTTATTTCTAGAATGTAGAATGAATTGGTTAATTTTTGTACTaacttacaacttgtttggattgttgttacatgtcgtttcataatgtatcgtattgtattgtattgtttgatAACACAACATTTGGATAGATTATATCGTTTGGCGTCGTTTTATGATGTCACAcaccaaaaatataaagaataaactcgcaatattactaagaaaaaataggagacgaagtagaattattatataaaaaggtagtataaatgataaaatatgattatttaataataaagaatgataaaatgagagaaaaagcAAGGTAACGATGCCACCACACCAAATtcgtcgttacataaagtggcacttttcgtcgttacataaacacggatttaacgatacgatacaataaaatttaaataacaattaaaataaacattgtatttaaaataacaatacgatacaatacaataggtaacgaACATCCAAACAAACTGTTAGGCTTCTAGGCAAATCTTTTGTTGTCTTTGCACTCTTACCTTCTTTGTCCTTGAACGATCAATTTGGGGCAGGTGATACGGCTCTTTTCCCTGTATTACgtatattaaaaatttaaatcacCTTTATTTTGTTGTCAGAATTGCATAAGTTAAATTTTAATCGGCATTATGTAATGTAACTAACGATAACAAtaattttcagtttttgatttttgatttttcattttttacatgCTATTCagatttatttcatttttcttatcATGAGCTTATTATTATTTACCTCTTTAAATTCCATGCATAACATTTGATTTGCTATAATCCAATAGCAtacatgaaaaagaaaagaaaaatcatatCACACAATAAAAGAATTACATAGAGGAAGGTGATGATAACTGGAAAAATaaacattatatttataaaatcatCATTTAATAGGGGAGCTTTTTTTATCCGCTTTAGAACCCTTATTAATCGGATTACAAATTGTTAGAAGTACACATATGAAGCAAAACTCCCTAACTAACcttcattatttttctctctctcccCCAAAAGCAGATAATTTATGGATTTGCATGAACCCACAAACTTTTGGGTATTAAGAAATCGattaaatatctaaaatatttgagtttaaactcaattattattatatattaacgTGAGGTCTATATAAAAATtcataaatttcaagttttgaatatgCCTATATCTCTTCCTGCACCTTTTTATAGTCTATTGGGTAcacttaaattctcaaaaaaatattacattttcttCCACTAAGCTTGGAAAACTCTTAACCTATATCTCATTCATTTCTAATTTAGATATTATTACTccttccgttcacttttacttgtccactattgaCTTTGCACACCTCTTAAGAAATAATAACTGAAGTGCATAATTTttcatgatacccatattaattgatgcatatttttaatggttttgagaaaataatttgaaatgagtaattaatgatgTGGGTATAAcataaaaaaaattgttattCTCTTGATATGCTAAAAAAATGACAAGTAAAAGTGTAAATCTATAAGTAAAAAGTGAACGGAGTGAGTAATTACTAATAATGGAAAAGGGTCAATAATGAGTAATATTAGAATTGAAAAGGGTCAGGGTGATAAGTAATAGCCATAGATTCTCATGGTCGAAAAAGTATAACTGAAATTTCCCCTCAGCTCCAACATACTACAGATGTTAAGAAAACAAATGCAAATGTGTTGCAATCACCATTTCATCTTTTTTCTCTCTTACCCTTTTAAGCTCTCTATTGCTTTTCGGATCAAAAGTCTCCATCTCTTCTCTTCCAGTTTTTTAGGTAAGCATTTgcagaatattttcttttttctgctCTGCATTTTCGTGCCGAAGGATTTAACAAAAACGACACATTTTCTATGTTACAAGGGAGAAAGAAAAGTAAGATTGGATAATCTGAATGACTAAAGTGAGTTGGCGATGTAATATAATTGATAATGTTCGTCCAGGTTTTCACATGCTAATTAAATTAGATCCATTCTTGTacctttgaaaattcatttccgTTTGCACATTTTTCTATTGATTTAATTATTGAATCCTCACTTTCAAACATTTTCTTTTTAATGTTAATGCATCAAATACGAATGTGCAAGGGTCTTTGATTATGggttaaaaattaatattttttaaattttaatgatCTTTCACATATATATCAAAAGTACTAATTCAGTTGAATCGAGTAAATATGACTGCATCCGCCTTTGCCTGTTTTAATAGTTTTTTTAGAACAAAGATGCTGTTTTGAGCAAATGAGGTAAGAATTAAGCATGCATGAATATGGTTTGATTTGATGCTAACAATGTTTGGATGCACAGACAAGTTTTGTTTATTTCTGAATTTAAGACGTCTAAATATGCATTTCCTCATGGCTATTGCAGATGTTGAGTGTGCCTTGTTTCAGATGGAGCGGCCATTTTGATGCCAGTAGTCAATCTTAAGCAAGGTAGCTAGggataagatctgcgtacacgctacccttcccagacctcacttgtgggattcactgggtttgttgttgttgttgttgtgttcaATCTTAAGCAGTACTTCCCCTTGGAGTTATGGAAGCAGAAATGGCGAAACAACGTTTGAAGGGTTGCATGAAGGTTTTTCAGAGTCATATTGATcctgaaaaagaagaacaattgaaATGCATAAAATTAGGTAATTGTTCCATTTCATAATAGCCTCGGTCCTTTGAATATTATAGGAGATTGTGGATTTTGGTGATATAATAGATGGCTGTCGGTACACAGTAAGTTGTTCATCATGTCACTGGTTCGAGTCGCGGAAACAGTCTCTGGCAGAAATGCAGGATAAGACCCCGCACATAGCGAGAGCTCAGTGCAAGGCtgcccttttattttttattcatgcAATAAACTGATGCACATTGATCTTATGTGACTTCTGCATTTCCTTGCAAATAGCGCTTCTACTTTTTGCCTGCCTTCTTAAGTCCTTACTTGAGGAGTTTGTTCTTTATTGCAGAGATTGAAAGCAAAGTAAAAAGGATTGTAAAGCTGAGCAAGAGTATAAACAAAGGAAGTAGAGAAGGGAACTTAAGGAGAAGATCAGAACTTATCCAACTTGTCGATGATTTTCACAAACAATACAAGTCCCTCTATGCTATGTATGAAAATCTCAGaggggaaataaagaaaaacttttgtgCCAAAAATGAGGATGATGctgcgtcttcatcttcttcagtttCAGATTCAGAAGCATACCATTCCCCTTGGCAATTTGCTGGCGAAAGCAGCACATACTTTTCCAATGCTGTAAATTTGGAAACTGCAAGTTTGGATTTGGATTCATTACCTGATTCACCAATATCTTCCGGTCAAGAACCGGACTCTGGAGAATTTTTCAAGGACCTGAGCAATCAAGGCAAAGAGATCGAAAATAGCATGACACAGAAGTTGATAAATGAATCGGCTTGGTTAAAGGAGAAAGTaactgaaaaagaagaagaactcTTGTCTCTTACCAAGAAATATGAAGTTCACGAGAGCGAGAGGTTGGCTCAACTGAAGAAGTTAGAGGATCAAATTGATAATATGAAGCTTGAGCTTGAAACCTCTAGCGTACACGAGAAAGAACTTGAAGAGCAGATTGTGTGCAAGTCGAACGATATTAAACAATTGGAAAAGGATAATTCAGGTTTGCAAGCTCATATCCAAGAATTGGAGGCAGCATTCAGAGAGAAAGAAGATCAATTTTCTAATCTTCTTACAAAGTTTGAGGAAAATCAGATCAACTCAATGTCTAGAATTAATGATTTGATGACACAAGCAAATAGTCTGCAGCAAGAGTTAGACTCTTTACATACTGAAAGGAATGAACTAAAACATAAGTTGTTTTCACAAGAAGAGCTCTTGTCCTTAAACAATAAAAAATCCGAGTTGGAGTTGTCACTGGAAAAGAAGTGTCACGAGGCAACTGTCGAAGTTAAGGATTTAACCGAAAAGGTTAAGTTTTTGCAGCAGGAGTTGGAAACCTCGAGCCATCGTAAATCAGCACTAGAGTTGACACTCAAAGAAAAGACTGAAGAGCTATCGGAATGTCATCTCCAGATTGAAAAGTTCAAAGAGAAACTAACAAGCGCCAGTTTGGTTGAGAAGGAAACATTAAAAGAGAATGAAGGCTTAAAAGTACAGGTAAAAGACTTGAAATTGGAATTAGACTCACTCTGCAGCCAAAAGAGTGACTTGGAAAAGGAAATAAGGGATATTAACCGAGAAGCTTATCGTTCAAAGTTAGAAAAAGAGGAGCTAAGTGATAAGATGTCAGAGTTAGAAACCAAACTACTAGAGAAGAAAGAAGAGCTCTCAACTCTTCAAAAGAAACATGAGGCCTACATGAATGATATGTCCAGTCAGAATGCATCTTTGGCAGCACGAATTAGCACGATTCAACAACAGCTGCGAAATGGGGAAACTGAAAGAATTCGTTTACAGTCACAGCTTGAGAAAGAGAAACATGAGTCCTTTCAAAACCTTAATGAAATGGAAAAGAGAAACGCTGAATTGACAACGAAGATCACAGATCAGGAGAAGTCACTAAGAGAAAATGAAGATACTATTAACAAGTTGAATGAGGAACATAAGCAAATGAAGACCAGGTTAGAAGAATCCAAATCCAATTTGCAAAATGCTGAAAGgaaaatagaagaaatgacaGAAGAACTGCGCAAGAAGTTTGAAGACGGTTTGAGAATCTTGAGTAGAAGGATCCGCGTGGCAGAACAAATGCACCTTGAGAACAAGGAGTGGTACCAGAAAACAAGAGACTCGTACGAGAAAGAAAATAATGATCTAAAAGAAAAGAATGCAAGTTTGCAATTTGGTATTAGGGGGATTAAGGATATATCATTGACAGCAAACGACACGCTAGCTTCACTAGACACAGTGGCTCTAAAATTTGAGGAGTGTACAGCTCATTTCTTTAATCGAATATCCAAGGTATCTTGTGAGCTGAAATTTGTAAAAGATTGGGTTATGAGGAAAAATAAAGCGATAGTACATGTCCAAGATGATCTAGATTGCTTACTTGCACAGTTAGATGACAAGGAAGCAGAGATATTAGTGTATAGAGAGAAAGTTTGGAAGTCAGACAATAAGGTTAGAGAATTGGAGAAAATGATAAAGGAGAAAGACGACGGGATGTTAGCTCTCAAGGAGGAAAAGAGGGAAGCCATTCGACAACTATGTATATGGATTGATTACCATCGAAGTCGCTCTGATTATTACCAAAAATCACTTTCTGTCTTTGGCAGTAGAAGGAATCTTTAGGATTCTTCTTCATCAGTTATATCATCAATATCTCTAGTCATATATAGTTGTATGATGAAAAGCCACCACTCTTTAGTGTAAGttcttttggtttctttttttgtttcttatAACAACAATATTAGATTTTGAAAGACATGCACAGTATTAGGCAGCACTTATCAATCATCATATTTAGATAATTCTACAGGCTTGACAACTTCATTCTTCTTGTTGGCCTGCTTAGAATTTGTAGCTTTTCTCATATGTGGACGTGGGTGTAACCAAATTTGTTACTCAATTTTGGCATTCGTATTACTGACATCCTGTGTGTTTATATATATTTGCTTTAGGCATAAGTTATTTTAAATCTATTGCGCATCGTTTTCATTTTACAGAGTTATCAAACAAGTAGCTGAAACTTGTATTTGCTTGAAAGTAAAAGCGCAAACGAGTTTGATAATACAGAAATGTAGAGCGAAGATATAGTAGTACACATTTAGTGACAAGGATCAGGCCATTACCAATTTACCATTGCAAGACTTTGGAGATGAATCCCATATTTGTTCAAACAGGCACAAATACAACTAGAACAAGTAAAAGAGATATAATCAAAGCCACATTCGACCTGCTATCGAGAATGTGAAGGAGCTAGCAGAACACATCTTCTGGCGAAAAAGAATATCCCATTCGCACAATTTACAAAACCAACCATCAGAACACTCAGAGTCACAAGCGCATGGTCTCCAGCAAGTCAGATCATTTGGATGAGAAAGTAGTTTCCTTTCTAAGCCTCTAATGTCATGATTCGAGCTGTCTCTCGTAGCAATTGCTTTTGTTACTGAGGACGAAGCAAGATACACTGCAAGATCATGactaaaatcaatttaaaagggAATACATTAGAACTAGATATATATGATACGCACCTAATACAAATTTAGAGAGCaagagatacaacaacaacaacaacaacaacaaaaaattcccataagtggggtctggggagggtagtatgtacgcagtccttacccctaccttgtgaaggtagagaggccgTTTCCGAAACACCCTCGGCTCAATACAACAAAATCACAACAGTTACGACAGAGAACTACGGCAAACGAAATAGTTAtaacaaccaaaaaataaaaCGAAGCAAAGAGAACCTCATGTAAAAGAATATCCATCTAAAAATGAGGAACACAAAGATAACACTAGTACAACAACTAGGAAAGGAAGTACAGGCGTGGAAAGGAAATAAACTCGACCACTAACTAACCTATAACCCTAAtcttcgacctccacaccctcgaGGACATGACCTTAATCTACCATTATTCACCAAAGCCACTACAACAGGTATTAACTAATTAGAGAGCAAGAGATAGAGAGAGTCAATAACCAGCAGTCATGATGAGGAAAACcgtgaagaaatgagcaaatttCTTAGCCATATGAAACAATATTATGTACTTAGAAATTGAAAGATAATATAAGTGTTCTTATGAAATATTACATAAATATATAGATTTCCATTCGTCATTAATCTCTAATCCTTCCCTCTCTCATTAACTACTCTAGCAGCTCCCGCTTGAGTTTTTTACGAGGTTTATTGCTCAGAAAGAAAATTAATAAAGTTCGACGCATTAATAAATAAAGTTGATACAATATATatcagaatattttttttaaaaaagaaaaccaAACATAATCAAGGCTTAATAAATCATAAGTCGGAACTcggaatcaataaataaatacacACATGTCACGCATTAAATGCAGTGTTAATATAATGGATTGCAATGTTACGTTAAATCTTAATGTTAGTAGTTGACTATAAAATCACGTGAAACTATAAACAAATGTAACTTAACTTTACGTTAAACATGAGTTCACGCATTGTATTACGGTCACAACTCTATGTAACATTATCCTTATTTAACAATGCTTCACTATAGCCAAGCTTTTTCGGAACCAaacaggggcggatttaggggggtGTAAGGGTGTTCACCCGAACCCCTTTCGCCGAAAAATTAAACTGTGTATATAaggaaaaatctgatttttacctctatatattatattttgaacccCCTTTACACAGTCCAAATGTATGACTTAGTAGTAAAGGGGTTCAAAACCATTACGAGGTCATTGGTTCCATTCCCAGACCgtattttatttctttaatttaaggGGTGGTTTGGTTTGAGGTAATAGAGAAAGTAATTAAGCACAGAATAAAACTTTGTACTGTACTGGTTAGGGGTGGACATCCGGATTAGACTTTTTATTGAAATTTTTACAATATTTATGTTACATTATGAACCTAATTGCCACTAATAACGAAGTTCtaatttaattatatattatacacatAATTACTAATTCTATACAAAATAATGTATTAGGCTCAAATTTTTTCTCTCCCTCTTATACTTTAAAACTACTATCAATCAAAATTTCAAACCTACTATCAACTCCATCTCTCATGTATCTTATCTCAGCAAAAATGAAGGGTGGTTTCCCTGTAACAATTGAGGAGAGTAACACATATTTTTGATGTTTCAGCTACCATGGACagaaaacatatacaaaaaaatgcataaaatgcttGTGCTTCTTCTAGGGTAAGAATGAAGTGGGTATCTTGGTAGACATGGATCTTAGAGAGTCCGTGGTAGAGGTTGGGCGGGTGAATAATAAattaatgactattaagttggtggttggtGAGTGTACCCTAAATGTCGTTAGCGTTTACGCGCCGCAAGCACGCTTGGATGAGGATGTTAAAAGGAGCTTCTGGGAGGGATTGGATGAGATTGTGCGTAATATTTCGCCTGCCGATAGGTTATttataggaggagatttcaatgaaCATATTGGGTCGTCTGCAGGTGGCTATAGTGAGGTGCATATTGGATTCGGTTTTGGCGGAACGGAGGGGGTACTTCGATGTTGGATTTCGCCAAGGCATTTGAGCTGGTGATTGCGAACTCGAGATTTTCAGGGGGGGAGGCATTTGGTTACTTTCCAAAGcacggtggcgaagactcagattgactatctccccCTCAAGAGATGTgacagagggttgtgcaaggattgcaaggttatcccgGATGAGACCCTAGCGACGCAACATAGGTTTTTGGTGATGGAAGCCGGTATTAtgataaggaagaagaagaggtcTGTACGAGGACGTCCGAGGATCGGGTGGAGTGCCAAGGATAAAGATCAGGAGTTGGAAGGGAGGTTATCGGCTATGTGGTCCTGGAAGAGTAGTGGGGACGCGAGCATTATGTGGTCGACGATGGCGGACTGCATTAGAAAGGCGgggagagaggtgttaggggtttCGTCGGGCTAATCTGGGAGACACAAAGGTGACTGGTGGTGGGATGAAGTGGTctaaggtaaagtggaagcgaagaagacGGCTTACCTGAAATTAGTAGGGAGCACTGGCGCGGAGGAGATGAGAGCAAACAATaagaggtataaggtagctaggaaggaggcgaagctGGCGGTCACGAAGGCTAAGACTGCAACTTTTGCTTGTCTGTACGAGGAACTGGGGgacaaaggcggggagaagaagttattctggCTGGACAtggtgagagagaggaaggctcgggatctAGGCTAAGTGAGGTGCATTAAAGACGAGGACGGTAGAGTTTTGATGAGGGAGGACCAGATTAAGCAGAGATGGCaaacctactttcataaacttctgaataaagaaggggatcgggatattgtgctaggtgaaTTGGGGCATTacgagagtcaccgtgactttagGTATTGTAGGCGAATTAAGGTTGATGAGGTCGTGgaggctatgcgtaagatgagtagggacagagctaccgggccagacgaaattccggttgaattttggaggtgtgtgggtagagcagacTTGGAGTGACtgactgggttgtttaatgttattttctaGATGAATAAGATGCCGGAGGAGTGGAGGTTGAGTACGGTGGtaccgttgtacaagaacaaatgtGATACCCAGAGTTGTAACAACTCTATGGGTATCAAGTTACTAactcataccatgaaagtttgggagagggtggtagaagtgagggtgaggaggaCGATGTCTATAttcgacaaccagttcgggttcatgccgggtcggcCGGCTACAGAatctatccaccttattaggaggtagGTGGAACtatacagggataggaagaatgatctgcatatggtgtttattgatctggagaagcgaatgacaaggttcctagggaggttCTATGGAGATGACTGGAGGCAAAATGTGTGCCGGTTgcttacattagggtgattaaggacatgtatgatggagctaagactcgggttaggacagtatgAGGCGACTTAGAGCATTTTCTTCttattatggggttgcaccaaTGGTCTGCGCTCATCCCATTCCTATTTGTCCTAGTGATGGATGCACTGGCACACCGTATTCAAGGGGAGATGCCATGATGTATGTTATTTATTGacgacatagttctgattgattaGACGCGAGGCGGAGTCAACGAgagattggaggtttggagacaggacCTTGAGTctaaggtttcaagttgagcaggaccaagacggaatacctagagtgcaagttcagcgtCGAGCCGACGGAAGCAGgagtggatgtgaggcttgacttTCAGGTCATACCCAAGATgggcagtttcaagtaccttgggtcggttattcaggggaATGAGGAGATTGACGAGGATATCACACaccatataggggtggggtggatgaagtggaggttagcgtctggAGTCCCGTGTGACAAGAAAGTTCCACCGATACTCTAAGGTAggttttatagagcggtggttagtcCGGCCACGTTGTAtggagctgagtgttggccagttaagaactcacatatccagaagatgaaattagaagagatgaggatgttgaggtgaatgtgcgggcacactaagatggataagattaggaatgaagatatttgggagaaggtgggcgtgacCCCTATGGATGACAAGTTGCGGGAAGtaaggctcagatggttcgggcacgttcagaggagaagcccagatgccccggtgaggaggtgtgggAGGATTTTGTAGGTACGAGGAGAgatagagggcggcctaagaagtattggggagagttGATCAAGAAGGACATGGTGTGACTTCAGATTACCGAGGACATGGCTCTAGACAAGAAGTTgcggaggtcgagcattaaggttgtaggttagaaGGTAGTTGTGCATATTTCTACGGCGCACTAGAGTGAggctagtgtcacgacccaaaatccaactagtcgtgatgacatctaacccatcccgttaggtaagccaatttccaactaaccaatttcaataataatcattaaagcaatttaagtgaataaagatcctgatcttatacaatccccaagaactggtagtacaaatcatgagcttctaagaatagagtttaaaaagagaaaataaaataattacatagtctgtttgaatagtacataaacagagcttgtataaatctaaggctacccttaacacgaggcagctacaacaggaacgcaggtacatcttcaaatctcgcAACCATCAAGCACAGCAACAAcatca
This DNA window, taken from Nicotiana tabacum cultivar K326 chromosome 15, ASM71507v2, whole genome shotgun sequence, encodes the following:
- the LOC107781948 gene encoding uncharacterized protein LOC107781948; the encoded protein is MEAEMAKQRLKGCMKVFQSHIDPEKEEQLKCIKLEIESKVKRIVKLSKSINKGSREGNLRRRSELIQLVDDFHKQYKSLYAMYENLRGEIKKNFCAKNEDDAASSSSSVSDSEAYHSPWQFAGESSTYFSNAVNLETASLDLDSLPDSPISSGQEPDSGEFFKDLSNQGKEIENSMTQKLINESAWLKEKVTEKEEELLSLTKKYEVHESERLAQLKKLEDQIDNMKLELETSSVHEKELEEQIVCKSNDIKQLEKDNSGLQAHIQELEAAFREKEDQFSNLLTKFEENQINSMSRINDLMTQANSLQQELDSLHTERNELKHKLFSQEELLSLNNKKSELELSLEKKCHEATVEVKDLTEKVKFLQQELETSSHRKSALELTLKEKTEELSECHLQIEKFKEKLTSASLVEKETLKENEGLKVQVKDLKLELDSLCSQKSDLEKEIRDINREAYRSKLEKEELSDKMSELETKLLEKKEELSTLQKKHEAYMNDMSSQNASLAARISTIQQQLRNGETERIRLQSQLEKEKHESFQNLNEMEKRNAELTTKITDQEKSLRENEDTINKLNEEHKQMKTRLEESKSNLQNAERKIEEMTEELRKKFEDGLRILSRRIRVAEQMHLENKEWYQKTRDSYEKENNDLKEKNASLQFGIRGIKDISLTANDTLASLDTVALKFEECTAHFFNRISKVSCELKFVKDWVMRKNKAIVHVQDDLDCLLAQLDDKEAEILVYREKVWKSDNKVRELEKMIKEKDDGMLALKEEKREAIRQLCIWIDYHRSRSDYYQKSLSVFGSRRNL
- the LOC107781946 gene encoding uncharacterized protein LOC107781946, producing the protein MDLRESVVEVGRVNNKLMTIKLVVGECTLNVVSVYAPQARLDEDVKRSFWEGLDEIVRNISPADRLFIGGDFNEHIGSSAGGYSEGGRHLVTFQSTVAKTQIDYLPLKRCDRGLCKDCKVIPDETLATQHRFLVMEAGIMIRKKKRSVRGRPRIGWSAKDKDQELEGRLSAMWSWKSSGDASIMWSTMADCIRKAGREVLGVSSG